A stretch of DNA from Oreochromis aureus strain Israel breed Guangdong linkage group 23, ZZ_aureus, whole genome shotgun sequence:
AACCGAAGGTTATTTTCCTATTTTCACTCAGTATAAAAACTTCAGCGAGGGTCTGAGCTGTCAGTTGAGAAAGCATCAGGCCAAAAACGAAATCAATCAGTTTGGACTCGAGGAAAAAAACTGCTGATGATCACAGAGCAGGAGATGGATACACAGAGTTTCCACAGTAGAAACCAGAGTGTTAAACCACAGACACGATGCTTATGTTTGGAGAGAGAAGTGAGAGGCGTACAACCCAAAGAACGCTGGCTCCACGGTGAAACACGGGGGTGGGAGTATTATGCCGTGGGAATGCTTCAGCCCACTTTAAACAGAGAGTCTCAGGATGGAAGGAATCATgaagaaagaaggaaatatGAAGCTTTAGAAAGAAAACTTCAGACAACCAGCAGCTAATCTGAGTCACGACAACAACCCAAAACATGCCTGGTGAAGAACAGCGACTGGTCTGCACAAAGCCCTGACACCAGTGCCAGTCTGTGAGGTGGACTGAAGATCTAGGCCAAGATGATCGAGTCTGGAGGAGCTTGGGAGATTCACTGAAGAAGACGTGTGTGACTGTTAGCATTGGGGAGTTAATAATTTTGACCCTGTTAGTTCTGGTAGTAAAATAACATAATCGTCCAAAAAACTAGGATGTTTGGATAACTGGAACTCCTCACCCTTTTTAGAAGCACTTGGGAAATActtgaaacatgaaaacatggtttcctctgcaggtaaAATCCACAAATCAGCATCACCAGTGGAGAGTAACCCACGCCAGCCACTCTAACTACAAGTGATATTTTGTGGCCTTCGTGCGCCCTGCAGTGAAATCCTGTGCCGAGAGTGGAACGAGGGTGTTTGTCAGAAAGTGATTGCAATCAGCAGGAAGAACAGCCCAGTGCACCATTGTGTGGAGGCCGGAGAGCTAGGTCATGTGTGCACTCATGTggtctctttgtttgtttgggtgtTGTTGTCGGCTTCCTTTGCGTTGCAGTAATCTGgataaaaagcgcttgcagtgGGGGGATGTGTACTTTTGGGCTGTTTTATTGATGGTGTGGATGTTCTGTGTGCAGAGGCAGTTCTGGGAAGAATATGTGCGTGAAAGCAGTCCGCCTGGAGGCCTGGAGGCAGCGGTGGGCGGGATCCACTCGCTCTACCTGATTGTGCCACTGCTGCTGGTCGTGGTCATCATCGCCGGCATCGCAATCACTGTGTGGCGCTGCCACTCCCGCAAACGCTCACAGCGCAGCCCCAGCATGGGACACTCGCATCACAACAACGTCTTGTCAGTGGTCTCTATGGACCACTGGGGGAGGGAATACCACGGTGACCAATCAGAACTCAGCATCCACAGCAGCCCAGCGTATCCAGGCTCAGAGTTTACGTCAGGGCGCGGAAGCGCTGGGGACCCGCCGCCATCTTACGAGGAGGCTGTGGGCCACACGGATGTCCAAATAGAGACGGAGCCGCCCCCACAGTATGAGGACATAGTCAACAGCAGCTCTGTTAGTGTCAATGGGGGCCAAGGGAAGTGAACGTGTTTGTAACCAGCAGCCTAACAAACGCCCTAACCCACACTAAGACTATTATTGTTTAGCAGTGCTACTGCTGTGTTTTCACcagccccccaccccacccctgcAATCCAACACACACAACAGAAACACTAATAACTGTTTGGTCAGTGGACTAATGCAATCATTAGTGCTGGAACAGACGTTGCACTAACCTGTGGCATTGAAGGAACGAGTGATGGTGCAATACCAAACCGGTCTACACGCTGCTGCTTCTCCTCACGCTGTATCAGAGCTACAGATTCACAAACGTGGTTTGTATCACAGGTGTGAGACCAATGCTTTAGTGACGCTCGGTACCAACTGATGTCACTTTGAGACCCGAGTAGGCAGCGTCACATCATTTGTACGTATTTTTCatctttgaatttgaatttttcatcttttgtgttttcattttgcagCACAATGCAAAACTTTACTCAAAACATTCATCCACAAGTTTATTGTTGTACATTTGCTGTGTGTGACTCAATCATAAGTAAACATAACTCAGACTTTTAGCTTGAGGAAGGACATTATTCACCAGCCTGTCTCTCGTGGTGGGCAGGGAGCCTGCACATGGCTCCGATGAGGGTTTTACCTGTAAATAGTAGATAGATGTCAAGATGTGGCATAATATGCCTTAAAGCACGAGGTGACTCACCAAATCAAAGCATTGGTCCATCTTTAGTAAACACTTGTGAATGTTAGAAGGGTTAAGGGAAGGACAGCAGTTATGCGTCATTACCTGCTTATGTTTTGGTAACACCTGTAGTTCATGCTGTCCTCGTGAGGTTAGAggtgtctctgtactgtttaaTGGTCAGGACTCACTGGCCCATGAACACTAGTGGGGCCTCTGAAAACTGCTCACAGCTGCTTTAACTGTGAAACGCCCTCCTTCCCAAACGGACCTCCTGGATGTGAAACTGTAGCTGTGCTACTGTTACTGACTTGCACATGAATGTGGGGCAGAAAGCAGCAGAGACGGGTTGTCAGGGGAAGCTTCTGTATTTACAGTCACCATGGATAAAGTCTATGTTTAGCATGAGTAATGTATCTATGTaactgtgtatctgtgtgcaaACATTACGGGGAGGCATTTTTTAAAGCTTAAAGGCCAGTGACTGCATCGGTGCTGATGTAACTGTAGTACAGAAGGTTGTGAATAATGAAGGGACGAAGCTGAAAATGAGCTGTTTCATGAAAAGTAGGACAGTCTGGTTTCACATTTGCTGTGTCACTCAGCAGTAACAATGACGTCGTAATCCTCAGAGTGCTCAGTCTATATGcaacgctgctgctgctgcatacACTCTAAAGCCAAATATGTTGTCACTAATGCTGATCACTGTCACACAGCAGAGCACTCAACTTTTGCGATGTGACCTTTGAGCCTCAGCACTCGCTATGACACTGAGCTGACTCGTGCTGGTAGAGGTAGCAATTTTGGTTGGGTCACTTGTTGTACTGTTACTTAACAGAACCCTGTTTTTACAAAGCCTTATCGAGGAAAAAACGCGTTATATAACACTAAAAGTAAGGAGCTTGTTATAAATCTTTCACTTGTGCAAAAGCTTGAATTaatttgtaataaaatatttaaaatgtgctaCTCGCTGCATGAATCTTTCAGCGTCTCAAGAACATGTTCAGTTTGTTTGGGTGAGCACTTGTTGCTCTTCTCTTCATCGCTCGACCCCCCCCGTGTATCGTTACCATCGTCACTCACAAAGGGCAAAATTAGTCATCGCCAAGTGGTTTTACAGGCTCTCACAACCGGATCAAAcaagtgagagacaaaaatTCATACGAAGGATACAAATGTATCCAGTGTGATCTTCACTTTATattaaagaaacagaagagaagAAACCGTAGAAAAAAGACAGATTGTTGTTTCCACCTGGCCTGTGACTCACGTTCGTCCTCTCTGTGAAACATGATCCAAAATCACAGTATTGTTTACTGCTGTTCAAACAAACCATAAAGTGATTCATTAACCACAAATCAAAGACCAACCACAAAGTCAATGGGCCTCAGCAGAGAGCAGTGAATatccatttattcattttttgccAGAAAGAGTCATAATTGTGGACATTGAAACCAGCTTTTATTAACATTAGATAGCAGAGCTGACACACTGGCTCAGTTTGTCCTTTTCAGGTTTTTGTTGAAAACGAGCAGAGGACGGCTTTAACGGCTTTAAGCGGAGCGAGCCACATTTAGCCGGTCGtagaacaaaacacacacacgtttaaAGGAGCATGATGGAAGTGTAGATGACCTGTAAAGGAGGTCGCTCATTAAGTCACATTATTTGGTCTTGCAGCAAGCAATGGCACAAAGTTAATGAACAGAGTTTGACATTATTACGTTAGAATTCAGGGTCGCGTTTTACCAAGGCTCGTTTGACAAAATGAAATAGAAAAAAGGTCTTCAGACAATTACAGCGCAGCTTCATATTATAAAAGCAGTATTAAATGTTGCCGAGCTGGTCGAACAGGCCAGCTTTATAAAATAGACGTTTTTGTCCATACTGACATCCAAACCCGGGGGCGCTCTGGTCACACCCAGTCTTTGGGGTTTCGTAACGCATCCAGCATCTCAGCCTCCCGGGTGCCTTTGGCAGGCTCGTGCATGTACTCCCACCTGAGGATGAAAAGCGATTCTGTTACCACGCCACGCGGGCAGCTTGCTGTCGTTACACAAACGAGGTACAAATGGTGCTTTGAAGAGGCAGCAGCTTACCTTGCGGTGAGTGGGAGGGACATGAGGATGCTCTCGATTCTTGAGCCGGGCGTGGCCAGGCCAAACTTCACTCCCCTGTCGTACACCAGGTTAAACTCCACATACCTGCAGAGCAGCACATCATCACTGTAGCCTCAAAACTTACTGTTCATCGTGCATCAAGTTCaggttttgatttatttaaggTAATCGGGTACTGTACGAAAACACATAAGAACCACTCAGAGCACAAAGCAAGGCAGCTCATTCTCTGGGTTTACTTTCACAGGAATAATACTGTAATgtgcatttattcattttgttttctttgttactGTCATAGGTTTGTGATGCAGTTAAAATCAGATAAGGGCAGCATGTTAACACTATTATCCATTACCTACAGCTACATAATGTAGCATATTAAGTAGATAAGTATATAACATTACGTTACAGTTTATTTCTAACTATCTCGGCAGCTTGTTGCTTTTTTCTTCATAAGTTTCTTTGAAAATATGAGATTTTTGAGTCTTCTTGGAAAAAAGGcagatgtaaaatgtaaatgtgaggtcagaggtcaaatatgACACGATATCTGGATACAAAACTGATATTTATAATCCCTGTAAACCAGCGTCAGTTTGTAAATGCTGCTAATGCAAACAGAGGAAGCAGAAGTTTAAGCAAAGATCAAAGACATTTGAACAAAGTCTGACTTCATTTGACCTtgaaagaggtcagaggtccacAGTGAGGTCatatttagaatccccataTATGCTGCATGATGTCAGTACAAACAGTGGCAGTAAGAAGCAGTTTTATATGCTCATTgttatcactttgaccttcacaCCAATCACTTACccctgaaggagaggtcagaggtcaaatgttaCTTGATATTTTAAATCCTTACATGGTGCTTTCTGTATGTGCCAACACATACCACACTGAGCTAATCTGAACAATCTAATCACTCTACTGGTTTCCAGCTTGCTATCGTACTTCCCATTCTCAAACTAGCCCTTTAAGTCAGTATCTGTGTTGTTAGTGACTCCCTGCAGGATCCACACCAGCTTCAGACCACACTGCAGTCAGAGCTCTTTAAGTAGCTCAATCACACAAGTGAAGACAGACTAAACCTGAGACTGGCAGTCACTGCAAGTCTGTGGCCTGAAAAACAGGACGGACTGACTTGGATCAGCTGGTCTGTGAAGCCTTTataattttgtgtttatttgagcACAAATACTCTTAAAGGATAatct
This window harbors:
- the prrg1 gene encoding transmembrane gamma-carboxyglutamic acid protein 1 — encoded protein: MGSVFLPAEAAHSVLRRLRRANFFLEEIKQGNIQRECREETCTYEEAREAFENEEKTRQFWEEYVRESSPPGGLEAAVGGIHSLYLIVPLLLVVVIIAGIAITVWRCHSRKRSQRSPSMGHSHHNNVLSVVSMDHWGREYHGDQSELSIHSSPAYPGSEFTSGRGSAGDPPPSYEEAVGHTDVQIETEPPPQYEDIVNSSSVSVNGGQGK